The Pseudodesulfovibrio alkaliphilus DNA segment ACGCACCGGCACCGATCTCGTGCTGCTCAAGGGCCACATGGGCACCTTCGGCACCCAGGTCCTGAGCTGGCCCAACCTGGGCAGCAGCACGGTCCTGGCAGTGGGCAGCTTCAACATCACCACGCCCACCCTGGAAATCATCACCTTCAACGCCACCACGGGCGCTCTGGGCATCATCGCCCACGACGGAGCCTCCTGGCAGGCGTTCCGGGCGGTTTCCCAGGCCAGCGCCGTCACCCTGTATGTAAGGGACGCCAACAACGACGGACTCAGCGACCTGTGCGTCGTTGACAGCGGCGGCAGCCAGACCTGGCTGATCAGCGACGGCAGCGGCAACTTCTCGCCCCAGCCGGTCCTCCCGGCCATATCCCCTGTCCCGGCCGGCCCAACGCTCAACACGACCCAGTCCGTGGGCGGCGGAGCCTGGAACATCCCCCCGGAAAGCGACGGCAAAACCGTATCGCAAGCCGCGGACGAAACAATCCGGGTGGACCGGACAGACCCCGACCCCCTGGCCGAGCCTGACCCTGGCACCTTTCACGCCATGGGCGGCGCCGGACTTCCCACGGTGGACGCCTCGGGCAGCCCCGAGGGCGTGCGCTTCGACCTTCGCGAAACAGGAGGCGGCAACGCCGTGGGCTCCGACTTCAGCGACCACATTACCGGCGACGACCAGGCCAACGTGCTCTTCGGCGGCAACGGGCACGACTGGATCGTGGGCGGCGGCGGCAACGACACCCTCATCGGCGGCCGGGGAAACGACTGGCTCTTCGGCGGGGACGGAAACGATCTCCTCCTGGGCGGCGACGGCGACGACATCCTCTTCGGCGACAAGGGCGACGACCGCATCTACGGCGGCCAGGGCAACGACATACTCTTTGGCGGCTCCGGCAATGACACTCTGGTGGGCGGGCCGGGCGGGGACATCCTGTTCGGCGGCGACGGCGACGACCTGCTCTACGGCGGCCAGGGCCAGGACATTCTCACGGGCGGACGGGGGAGCGACACCTTCCACTACCAGAGCCCCACCGAGGGCGGAGACACCATCACGGACTTCACCCCCGGCGAGGACAAGCTCTCCTTTGCCTTCGGTTCCGGCGTCCTGCGCCCGGCCGACGCCCTGCCGACCGAAACCCCGGGCCAGGCGTTCATATGGGAGTCCTCCGGGCCGACAACAGGACGGCTCCTCTACGACCCGGAAACCTCCCTGGCCGGTGACGAAATCCTTGTGGCCGAGATCACCCTGACCGAACCGGACGCCGCCCTGACCGTGGACGACATCATCACCTAAGCCAGTCCCGGTCCTGGGCGACCGGAGCAAAACCGCCAGAAAAAACGGTACGCGCCCCTTCTCCATCCCTCCTTTTCTTGACAGTTTTTCCGGCCCATGGTAGCCATGACCTCGAAAATGACCATTGGTCATTTTTTGACCAATGGTCACACAGCCCGGCGAAACAGGATGCGCAATGGCCAAGAAACAGCAGGAAAAATCCCGGCAGACCATGCAGGAGCTGATGGACTCGGCCTTTTTCCTTTTCGGGTCCAAGGGATTCGTGCAGACCTCCGTGGCCGAGATCACCGAGCACGCGGGCTATGCCAAGGGCAGCTTTTACCGGCACTGGAACAGCAAGGACGAGTTGTTCCTGCTCATCGTGGAGCGGAAATTCCGTCATTACCGGGCCGAGCGCAACGGCAGGGTGGACCGGGCCACCAGCCTTGAAGAGGTCATGAACATCATCTGGGACTTCCTGGAGTCCATCCTGGACGACGAGAACTGGTCGTCCATCTTTCTTGAGTTCACGGTCTACTCGGCCCGCAACGACGTGCTCAGGCAACGCATGAACAAGTCCGGCTACCGGCTCTCCAACGCCATCTTCGCCGATCTGGTACGCGGCCACATCGAGACCGATTACCCCCCGGAAAAAATCGGGGCGTTGAACACGGCCCTGTTCGAGGGATTCCTCATCCACCGCGCCCTGGGCACCCGGCTGTTGAGCGTGCGGGACGTACGCGAAACGGCCATCGCCATGGCCCTGCGCCACGGCACCATGCAAGGCTGAACCCGGTGGGCACGCGCCCGGACCGGATGAACACAATCAACCAACGAGACGCACCATGAAAAAACTCCTCACCCTGGCCGCAGTCCTTGCCCTGAGCCTGGTCACGGCCGCCACGGCCCTGGCCGCCCCCCTCAGGCTGACCTACTCCAATTTCTTTCCGCCCACCCATGTCCAGTCCAAGCTGGCCGAGGAATGGTGCCGCGAGGTGGAGCGCCGCACCGGAGGCGCGGTGGTCATCGACTACTTTCCGGGGGGCACACTGACCCCGGCCCAGCAGACATACGACGGCGTGGTCGAAGGCATCGCGGACATCGGGCTTTCCTGCCTCGCCTACTCACGCGGCCGCTTCCCGGTCATGGCCGCCCTGGACCTGCCCCTGGGCTATACCAGCGCGGCCCAGGCCACGGCAGCGGCCAACGCGGTCCACGAAAAATACAGCCCGGCCGAGCTGACCGACGTGGCCCCCATGTATTTCCACGCCCATGGTCCGGGGCTGCTCTTCACCACCCCGCGCCCGGTCGCCACCCTGGAAGACCTCAAGGGACTCAAGATTCGCTCCACCGGCAATTCGGCCCAACTGGTCGAGGCCCTGGGCGGCACCCCGGTGGCCCAGTCCATGCCCACCTGCTACCAGTCGCTGCAAAAGGGCGTGGTGGACGGCTCCATCCACCCCCTTGAGTCCAACAAGGGCTGGAAGCTGGCCGAGGTGGTCAAATACGGCACCGAGTCCTTTCCCGTGGCCTACACCACCACCTTCTTCGTGGTCATGAACAAGGCCAAGTGGCAGCGCCTGGACGAGGCGACCCGCGCCGTGATCGGCGAGATCAACGCCGAGTGGGCCGTGCGCCACGGCGCGGCCTGGGACGAGGCCGACCAGGAAGGCAGGGACTACTTCCTCGAAAAGGGCGGCAGCTTCGTGCCCCTGGCCGATGCCGAGGCCGCCCGCTGGGTGGAGGCCGCCCAGCCTGTCATCGCCGCCTACGAAAAGGCCACCGCCTCCAGGGGCCTGGACGGTCCGGGCGTGGTCGCCTTCCTGCGGGCGGCCATGGACGAAGCAAAATAGCGCATCGGCGGCCCCGTTGCGGCGGGGCCGCCTTGACATAGACGGGGAGGGCCCAGACCCTTCAAGGACCACAGCACGCTGGAGAGATCGATGAAAAAACTGCTCCTGTCGCTCGCCGCCCTGGCCGCTCTCTGTACGGCCGCGCCCGGCCCTGCCCTGGCCGACACCGTCAGGCTGACCTATTCCAACTTCTTCCCGCCCGCCAACCACCAGTCGCAACTGGCCGAGGCGTGGTGCCGCGAGGTGGAAAAACGTACCGGCGGCAAGGTGAGCATCAACTACTACCCCGGCGGCACCCTGACCCAGGCCCAGCAGACATACGACGGCGTGGTCGAGGGCATCGCCGACATAGGGCTCTCCTGCCTCGCCTACACTCGCGGGCGGTTCCCGGTCATGGCCGCCGTGGACCTGCCGCTGGGCTACAAGAACGCGGCACAGGCCACGGAAACGGCCAATGCGGTTTACGCCCGCTTCAAGCCCGAAGAGCTGGCCGATGTGGAGGTCATGTATTTCAACGGGCACGGCCCCGGCCTGCTCTTCACCACCAGCAAGCCCGTATCCACCCTGGAGGAGCTGAAGGGCCAAAAAATCCGCTCCACAGGCAACTCGGCCCAGTTGGTCAAGGCCCTGGGCGGCACCCCGGTGGCCAAGCCCATGCCCGAAAACTACCAGCTGCTCCAGAAGGGCGTGGTGGACGGCTCCATGCACCCCATCGAGTCCAACCTCTCCTTCAAGCTCGGCGAGGTTTGCAAGTTCGGCACCGACTGTTTCGACGTGGCCTACACCACGGTCTTCTTCATTGTCATGAACAAGGCCAAGTGGGCGGCCATTGACCCCGAATCCCAGTCCGTGATCCGCGAAATCAACACCCAGTGGGCAGCAAAACACGCCCAGGCCTGGGACGAGGCAGACATCGAGGGCAGACGCTATCTCATCGAACAGGGCGGGACCGTCATCGAGCTGTCCGCCGAGGAATCGGCCCGCTGGGTCGAGGCGTCCCGGCCGGTCATCGAGGCATACATCAGGGAAACAGACGCCAGGGGGCTCGACGGCGCGGCCATCATCGAGTACACCCGCTCCACCCTGCAATAGCCAACAAGCGCGGGACGGGCGAGCCCGCACCGCAGCGAACGCAAGGATTATCCGTCTCATGGAAGAAATGAAGAAAGGCCCCCTCGACCATCTGGAGCGGGCCATGCGCGCCATCGCCGCCCTCTGCCTCTTCTGCATGGCGCTGCTCACCGGGACCGACGTGCTCATGCGCGGCGTATGGAACACGCCCATCTTCGGCTGCGAGGAGATTGTCTCCATCCTGGGCATCGTGGTGGTCGGGTTCGCCCTGCCGTACGCCCACCAGCAAAAGAGCCACATCGGCGTGGAGATATTCGTGCGTCGTCTGCCGCGCCGCACCCGCCGCGCAGTCAAGCTGCTGACCACCGCTGCCACCCTGGCCCTGGTGTCCATCGTGGCCTGGCGCATGTACCTGTATGCGCGGACCCAGTCCGAATCCGGCGAGGTCTCCATGAACCTGGAGCTGCCCGACTACCTGATCATCTACGTGCTCGCCTTCGGCTTTCTGGTCTACTCCCTGTTCCTGGTCCGGGACATCGCACGGTTCCTCAAAGGCGGGGAGGACTAGATGGACCCTACCACCGCCGGAATCGTCGGCATCGTCGTCATGGTCCTGCTGTTCATGACCCGGATGCCGGTGGCCTTCGTCATGATGCTTGTCGGATTCGTGGGCTTCTCGCTGCTCACTTCCTGGCGCGGCGGGCTGAACCTCATGTCGCGCAATATCTACGACGCCTTTGCCTCCTACGAGCTGTCCACCATCCCCCTGTTCATCCTCATGGGCCAGATCGCCTTCAACTGCGGCATCTCAAAGAGGCTCTACAACACCGCCTACCACTTTCTCGGAAGCACCCGGGGCGGGCTGGCCATGGCCACTGTCTCGGCCTGCACCGCCTTTGGCGCGGTCTGCGGCTCCAGCCCGGCCACAGCGGCCACCATGTCCACCGTGGGCATACCGGAGATGAAACGCTACGGCTACGCCAACTCCCTGGCCTCGGCCTCGGTGGCATCGGGCGGCGGACTCGGCATGATCATGCCGCCCAGCGTGGTGCTGATCATCTACGGAGTGCTCACCGAGCAGTCCATCGGCGCCCTCTTCGTCTCCGGCATCTTCCCGGCCTTCCTGCTCACGGCCCTGTTCGTGGCGGCCATCGCCATCCAGTGCCGGATCAACCCCGCCCTTGGCCCCAAGGGGGAGTCCTTCCCCTGGTCCAGAAAGCTCAAGTCCCTGGCCGGGCTGCTCGACACCCTGATCATCTTCGCCCTGGTCATCGGGGGGCTCTTCCGGGGCTGGTTCACGCCCACCGAGGCCGCGTCCATAGGCGTGCTCGGCGTCCTTGCCCTGGCCGTGATCAAGCGCCAGCTCTCATGGAACGCCTTTGTCAACTCCCTGCACGAGACCCTGCGCACCTCGTGCATGGTCATGGTCCTCATCGCGGGCGCAGTGGTCTTCGGCAAGTTCCTGGCCGTGACCCGCATCCCCTTTGACATCGCCAGTTGGGTGGCCTCCTTTGACATGCCCCATTACGCCATCATGGCGGCCATCATCCTCATCTACTTCATCGGCGGCTGCTTCATGGACTCCCTGGCCCTGATCATGCTGACCATCCCGGTCTTCTTCCCGGTGGTCACCAGCATGGGCTACGACCCCATCTGGTTCGGCATCATCATCGTCCTGGTCACGGAGATGGGTGTCATCACGCCCCCGGTGGGCATCAACGTCTACGTGGTCTACGGCATGTGCCAGAAAATCGCGCCCGGCGTGACCCTGGAGCAGGTCTTCAGGGGCATCGTGCCCTTCATGCTGGCCATCATCGCGGGTATCGCCCTGCTCTTCGTCTTCCCCCAGATCATCCTCTACCTGCCGGGCCTCATGTACTGACCCGGCCCCGAACAACAAAGAAGCCCCGCCCGCTCCGACTTACCGGAACGGACGGGGTTTTCCGTTTTGGGACGAGGTAAACGGCCTAGAGAGCTTGGGCCGGGGTCACGGAGTCGATACCCAGGGCCTGCCCGACGGCCGGGCAGGTCAACCTGCCCTTGCAGGTATTCAGGCCCAGGGCCAGGCCGGGGTCCTTCCTCAGGGCGTCCATGCCGTCGCGGGCGATGCGCAGGGCATAGGGCAGGGTCTGGTTGACCAGGGCAAAGGTGGAGGTGCGGGGCACGGCGCCGGGCATGTTGGCCACGCCGTAGTGGACCACGCCGTCAACCACATAGACCGGGTCGTCGTGGGTGGTGGCCCTGATGGTCTCCACGCAGCCGCCCTGGTCCACGGCCACGTCCACGATGACCGAGCCCTCCTTCATGGTGGGCAGCATCTCGCGGGTGACCAGCTTGGGGGCCTTGGCCCCGGGCACCAGCACCGCGCCGATGACGAGGTCCGAAGCCTGCACGGCGGCCCGGATGTTGGGCTCGGTGGAGGCCATGGTGGTCAGACGGCCCTGGAAGATGTCGTCAAGATACTGCAGCCGCTTGTGGGAGAGGTCGAGGATGGTCACATGCGCCCCCATGCCCACGGCGATGCGGGCTGCG contains these protein-coding regions:
- a CDS encoding FG-GAP-like repeat-containing protein — its product is MTDDNQHHGAARDGKGAPADVSPDPPDSTGPDYFSRLHGPDFWVESTASGTFADTPLPPHLTPTAMAAGDLTGDGRTELVVGHGSGVTILRNDGEWSAENVRLRLDAPRAIVVADVDGDGHADIVLRTGTDLVLLKGHMGTFGTQVLSWPNLGSSTVLAVGSFNITTPTLEIITFNATTGALGIIAHDGASWQAFRAVSQASAVTLYVRDANNDGLSDLCVVDSGGSQTWLISDGSGNFSPQPVLPAISPVPAGPTLNTTQSVGGGAWNIPPESDGKTVSQAADETIRVDRTDPDPLAEPDPGTFHAMGGAGLPTVDASGSPEGVRFDLRETGGGNAVGSDFSDHITGDDQANVLFGGNGHDWIVGGGGNDTLIGGRGNDWLFGGDGNDLLLGGDGDDILFGDKGDDRIYGGQGNDILFGGSGNDTLVGGPGGDILFGGDGDDLLYGGQGQDILTGGRGSDTFHYQSPTEGGDTITDFTPGEDKLSFAFGSGVLRPADALPTETPGQAFIWESSGPTTGRLLYDPETSLAGDEILVAEITLTEPDAALTVDDIIT
- a CDS encoding TetR/AcrR family transcriptional regulator — its product is MAKKQQEKSRQTMQELMDSAFFLFGSKGFVQTSVAEITEHAGYAKGSFYRHWNSKDELFLLIVERKFRHYRAERNGRVDRATSLEEVMNIIWDFLESILDDENWSSIFLEFTVYSARNDVLRQRMNKSGYRLSNAIFADLVRGHIETDYPPEKIGALNTALFEGFLIHRALGTRLLSVRDVRETAIAMALRHGTMQG
- a CDS encoding TRAP transporter substrate-binding protein, whose translation is MKKLLTLAAVLALSLVTAATALAAPLRLTYSNFFPPTHVQSKLAEEWCREVERRTGGAVVIDYFPGGTLTPAQQTYDGVVEGIADIGLSCLAYSRGRFPVMAALDLPLGYTSAAQATAAANAVHEKYSPAELTDVAPMYFHAHGPGLLFTTPRPVATLEDLKGLKIRSTGNSAQLVEALGGTPVAQSMPTCYQSLQKGVVDGSIHPLESNKGWKLAEVVKYGTESFPVAYTTTFFVVMNKAKWQRLDEATRAVIGEINAEWAVRHGAAWDEADQEGRDYFLEKGGSFVPLADAEAARWVEAAQPVIAAYEKATASRGLDGPGVVAFLRAAMDEAK
- a CDS encoding TRAP transporter substrate-binding protein, yielding MKKLLLSLAALAALCTAAPGPALADTVRLTYSNFFPPANHQSQLAEAWCREVEKRTGGKVSINYYPGGTLTQAQQTYDGVVEGIADIGLSCLAYTRGRFPVMAAVDLPLGYKNAAQATETANAVYARFKPEELADVEVMYFNGHGPGLLFTTSKPVSTLEELKGQKIRSTGNSAQLVKALGGTPVAKPMPENYQLLQKGVVDGSMHPIESNLSFKLGEVCKFGTDCFDVAYTTVFFIVMNKAKWAAIDPESQSVIREINTQWAAKHAQAWDEADIEGRRYLIEQGGTVIELSAEESARWVEASRPVIEAYIRETDARGLDGAAIIEYTRSTLQ
- a CDS encoding TRAP transporter small permease, translating into MEEMKKGPLDHLERAMRAIAALCLFCMALLTGTDVLMRGVWNTPIFGCEEIVSILGIVVVGFALPYAHQQKSHIGVEIFVRRLPRRTRRAVKLLTTAATLALVSIVAWRMYLYARTQSESGEVSMNLELPDYLIIYVLAFGFLVYSLFLVRDIARFLKGGED
- a CDS encoding TRAP transporter large permease, translated to MDPTTAGIVGIVVMVLLFMTRMPVAFVMMLVGFVGFSLLTSWRGGLNLMSRNIYDAFASYELSTIPLFILMGQIAFNCGISKRLYNTAYHFLGSTRGGLAMATVSACTAFGAVCGSSPATAATMSTVGIPEMKRYGYANSLASASVASGGGLGMIMPPSVVLIIYGVLTEQSIGALFVSGIFPAFLLTALFVAAIAIQCRINPALGPKGESFPWSRKLKSLAGLLDTLIIFALVIGGLFRGWFTPTEAASIGVLGVLALAVIKRQLSWNAFVNSLHETLRTSCMVMVLIAGAVVFGKFLAVTRIPFDIASWVASFDMPHYAIMAAIILIYFIGGCFMDSLALIMLTIPVFFPVVTSMGYDPIWFGIIIVLVTEMGVITPPVGINVYVVYGMCQKIAPGVTLEQVFRGIVPFMLAIIAGIALLFVFPQIILYLPGLMY
- the ald gene encoding alanine dehydrogenase; the encoded protein is MIIGIPKEIKTLENRVAMTPGAVETLVRQGHTVLTETGAGLGSGLGDEEYAAAGARLVTAAEAWGAQMVIKVKEPLESEFGYLRDDLILFTYLHLAAAESLTHALLKAGTTGIAYETVTLPDGSLPLLMPMSEVAGRMATQVGAHYLEKNQGGRGMLLGGVPGVAPASVAVIGGGVVGTNAARIAVGMGAHVTILDLSHKRLQYLDDIFQGRLTTMASTEPNIRAAVQASDLVIGAVLVPGAKAPKLVTREMLPTMKEGSVIVDVAVDQGGCVETIRATTHDDPVYVVDGVVHYGVANMPGAVPRTSTFALVNQTLPYALRIARDGMDALRKDPGLALGLNTCKGRLTCPAVGQALGIDSVTPAQAL